Proteins encoded by one window of Chondromyces crocatus:
- a CDS encoding choice-of-anchor J domain-containing protein, with translation MRQDSLIRIIRPCAVGALLSMTALLGCASDTTLPGGNTTTVSNTGGSGGEGGTGGGDGGAGGEVYTGPCDRDCSKIETLPCKKAVCNEGQLDGPVGLCIVVNDDGTTCDDGLFCTVNDTCSGGQCVGGPQNDCGLTPATCNAVVCDESSKTCVEGTDTAANGTPCTPADLCQTLGTCQNGTCNGLPKDCSFSPFAECNSVACNPANGQCEPTADTAKNGNACSLTGDLCMVGRTCNNGQCLGGTARNCSGLTFECSLGVCNAQNGLCVAQNVPQGGSCAEAADSCNAGVCDAAGTCAPVPLGDGTACSDFDRCTANDTCSAGGCDGTPIAGCAFYLEEHFEFGCPPSGWTLAGDWECGMPRAVGPTSAYDGNRCVATKLATNYSNNQTYTASYVQTPPINLTTATNPGLRFAAFIATEGGTADGVNLKVSTNGGTTWTVVTGVRPAYNLTVNSQTAWGGANFTGGGWRLFDADLSPYVGQTISLRFSFRSDTSVNDYAGIYIDDVLVGEKPTLPLAITTTELPRAPSSLAYTTTLRRVGGSAAATWSIVGGSNHDWLTVNPTTGVLSGDPSTAQLGPFMVTLRVEEPGVPGNADQVVLTNEVVPTIFAEGFEVCPNGWTFGGDWQCGAPTSGPNAAYSGSNVLATQLATNYNYNQAWATTIATSPAINLTNVQSAHLTFRAWVHSESSVLLTGYDGANLKISTDGTTYTTLTNVSPGYTLTLSSQPAWGGNQSALGYQLFSADLSAYAGQTIRLRFAFYSDGLVNLPGFYIDDILITE, from the coding sequence ATGAGACAGGACAGCCTGATTCGTATCATCCGCCCATGCGCGGTCGGGGCGTTGCTCTCGATGACGGCGTTGCTCGGATGCGCTTCCGACACGACGCTTCCAGGGGGCAATACGACGACAGTCAGCAACACCGGAGGGAGCGGCGGCGAGGGGGGAACCGGCGGCGGTGACGGGGGAGCTGGCGGCGAGGTCTACACGGGGCCTTGCGATCGCGACTGCTCGAAGATCGAGACGCTGCCTTGCAAGAAGGCGGTCTGCAACGAGGGGCAGCTCGATGGGCCCGTCGGGCTCTGCATCGTCGTCAATGACGACGGCACCACGTGCGACGATGGCCTGTTCTGCACGGTGAACGACACCTGCTCGGGCGGTCAATGCGTCGGCGGTCCGCAGAACGACTGCGGTCTGACGCCGGCGACGTGCAACGCGGTCGTGTGCGACGAGTCGTCGAAGACCTGCGTCGAAGGGACCGACACGGCGGCGAACGGGACGCCGTGCACGCCCGCAGACCTGTGCCAGACGCTCGGCACGTGCCAGAACGGGACGTGCAACGGCCTTCCGAAGGACTGCTCGTTCTCGCCGTTCGCCGAGTGCAACAGCGTGGCGTGCAATCCGGCGAACGGTCAATGCGAGCCGACGGCGGACACCGCGAAGAACGGCAATGCCTGCTCGCTCACCGGCGACCTCTGCATGGTCGGCAGGACCTGCAACAACGGGCAGTGCCTGGGCGGGACGGCGAGGAACTGCTCGGGGCTGACGTTCGAGTGCTCGCTGGGCGTGTGCAACGCGCAGAACGGGCTCTGCGTGGCGCAGAACGTGCCCCAGGGGGGCTCGTGCGCGGAGGCGGCGGACTCCTGCAACGCGGGGGTGTGCGACGCTGCGGGGACCTGCGCGCCGGTGCCGCTGGGCGATGGCACGGCCTGTTCCGACTTCGATCGCTGCACGGCGAACGACACTTGCTCGGCGGGTGGCTGCGATGGCACGCCGATCGCGGGCTGCGCGTTCTACCTGGAGGAGCACTTCGAGTTCGGGTGCCCGCCGAGCGGCTGGACGCTGGCCGGGGACTGGGAGTGCGGGATGCCGCGCGCGGTCGGGCCGACGTCGGCCTACGACGGCAACCGGTGCGTCGCGACCAAGCTCGCGACCAACTACAGCAACAACCAGACGTACACGGCGTCCTACGTGCAGACGCCGCCGATCAACCTCACGACGGCGACGAACCCGGGGCTCCGGTTCGCGGCGTTCATCGCGACGGAAGGCGGTACGGCCGACGGCGTGAACCTGAAGGTGAGCACCAACGGCGGGACGACGTGGACCGTCGTGACCGGCGTGCGGCCCGCCTACAACCTGACGGTGAACAGCCAGACGGCGTGGGGTGGCGCGAACTTCACCGGAGGCGGCTGGCGGCTCTTCGACGCTGACCTCTCGCCCTACGTGGGACAGACCATCTCCCTGCGGTTCTCTTTCCGCTCGGATACCTCCGTGAACGACTACGCAGGCATCTACATCGACGACGTGCTCGTCGGAGAGAAGCCGACCCTGCCGCTGGCGATCACGACGACCGAGCTGCCCAGGGCTCCGAGCAGCCTCGCCTACACGACCACGCTGCGCCGGGTCGGTGGATCGGCGGCGGCGACGTGGAGCATCGTCGGCGGGAGCAACCACGATTGGCTGACGGTGAACCCCACCACGGGTGTGCTCAGCGGAGATCCTTCGACGGCCCAGCTCGGCCCGTTCATGGTCACGCTGCGCGTCGAGGAGCCGGGCGTCCCGGGTAACGCCGACCAGGTGGTGCTGACGAACGAGGTGGTCCCGACGATCTTTGCCGAGGGCTTCGAGGTGTGCCCGAACGGCTGGACGTTCGGCGGTGACTGGCAGTGCGGGGCGCCCACGTCCGGTCCGAACGCGGCGTACTCCGGCTCGAACGTCCTCGCGACGCAGCTCGCGACGAACTACAACTACAACCAGGCCTGGGCGACGACGATCGCGACCTCGCCGGCGATCAACCTCACGAACGTGCAGTCCGCGCATCTGACGTTCAGGGCGTGGGTCCACTCGGAGTCGTCCGTCCTGCTCACGGGCTACGATGGCGCGAACCTGAAGATCAGCACCGACGGGACGACGTACACCACGCTCACGAACGTGTCCCCGGGCTATACGCTGACGCTGAGCAGTCAGCCGGCATGGGGCGGGAACCAGTCCGCGCTGGGTTACCAGCTCTTCTCCGCGGATCTGAGCGCCTACGCGGGGCAGACGATCCGGCTGCGCTTCGCGTTCTACAGCGACGGCCTGGTCAACCTCCCCGGCTTCTACATCGACGACATTCTGATCACCGAGTGA
- a CDS encoding formylglycine-generating enzyme family protein — protein MRSSLVLAALPLTALLLACGAAPAPTDGPAAAAPNVAQPAPPTPPEPTNAAPADASTTSATTAQTSETSPTPEPAKVVGDGCPDGMVRMNGGDFVMGPLKVKASIDSFCMDRTEVTAEAYAACVKSGQCNDAFARCADAATYGVPGKEKHPMVCVDYAQADTYCKAHGKRLPREDEWEWAARGGEEGRAYPWGAPDPKDQLCWSGGGTPRTGTCEVGTFPAGASPQGIQDLSGNVFEWTTSANDGKSKMRVARGGSWRDGIASQVKVARPGGFEVTYRCGFLGIRCVTPAPEAAAK, from the coding sequence ATGCGCTCTTCGCTTGTCCTCGCAGCCCTCCCCCTGACGGCCCTCCTCCTCGCCTGCGGCGCGGCCCCCGCCCCCACCGACGGCCCTGCTGCTGCCGCTCCCAACGTCGCGCAACCCGCCCCACCCACGCCCCCTGAGCCCACGAACGCCGCCCCCGCGGACGCCAGCACGACCAGCGCCACCACGGCGCAGACCAGCGAAACCTCGCCCACGCCAGAGCCTGCCAAGGTCGTGGGCGACGGCTGTCCCGACGGCATGGTCCGCATGAACGGCGGCGACTTCGTCATGGGCCCCCTCAAGGTGAAGGCCAGCATCGACAGCTTCTGCATGGATCGCACCGAGGTCACCGCCGAGGCGTACGCCGCATGCGTCAAGTCCGGCCAGTGCAACGACGCCTTTGCCAGGTGCGCCGACGCGGCCACCTACGGCGTCCCCGGCAAGGAGAAGCACCCCATGGTCTGCGTCGACTACGCGCAGGCGGACACCTACTGCAAAGCCCACGGCAAGCGCCTGCCGCGCGAAGACGAGTGGGAGTGGGCAGCGCGCGGCGGCGAAGAAGGACGCGCGTACCCCTGGGGCGCACCCGACCCCAAGGATCAGCTCTGCTGGTCGGGCGGAGGCACCCCGCGCACCGGCACCTGCGAGGTCGGCACGTTCCCCGCAGGCGCCAGCCCGCAGGGGATCCAGGACCTCTCGGGCAACGTCTTCGAGTGGACCACGAGCGCCAACGACGGCAAGAGCAAGATGCGTGTCGCGCGCGGCGGGAGCTGGCGCGATGGCATCGCCTCGCAGGTGAAGGTGGCGCGCCCGGGTGGCTTCGAGGTGACCTACCGCTGCGGCTTCCTCGGCATCCGCTGTGTCACACCGGCGCCGGAAGCTGCGGCGAAGTAG
- a CDS encoding DEAD/DEAH box helicase, which translates to MQFSDLNLIDPLLRAVAAEGYETPTPIQQKGIPPILAGHDLLACAQTGTGKTAAFALPMLQRLAAAPVEGRARPIRALVLTPTRELAAQIGDSFTAYGRHLGLRNTVIFGGVGKSAQIGALRRGVEVLVATPGRLLDLAADGVMQLGRLEILVLDEADRMLDMGFIHDVRRVIALLPQQRQTLFFSATMPPDVQELAERILVKPERIAVAPVATTAEKIAQSVYFVERTDKRALLEHVLQDLAIRRAIVFTRTKHGANRVADQLNRASIGAAAIHGNKSQNARERALADFKRGATRVLVATDIAARGIDIDDISHVINYDLPNIPESYVHRIGRTARAGASGIALSFCDQEERAFLADIERLIRMRVPVVEDHPHRSTLPLPGQGRAFSPDRGQGPRPQQPGRRPQQGPPWAQGGARPQQGGPRQQGAGARPQQGGQRPQGGPRPPHPQSAHRPQQGGGPRVQPSSAPPGASGRDDASAVGQAQGTPRPSSRPMSFRPRV; encoded by the coding sequence ATGCAATTCTCGGATTTGAACCTCATCGATCCTTTGCTCCGTGCCGTCGCGGCCGAGGGATACGAAACTCCCACCCCCATCCAGCAGAAGGGGATCCCGCCGATTCTTGCGGGACATGATCTTCTCGCCTGCGCGCAGACGGGCACCGGCAAGACGGCCGCCTTTGCCCTCCCCATGCTCCAGCGGCTCGCTGCCGCGCCCGTGGAGGGCCGCGCGCGCCCCATCCGCGCGCTCGTTCTGACGCCTACCCGGGAGCTGGCGGCACAGATCGGTGACAGCTTCACGGCCTACGGTCGTCACCTCGGGCTCCGGAACACGGTGATCTTCGGCGGCGTGGGCAAGTCGGCGCAGATCGGGGCGCTGCGTCGTGGTGTGGAGGTGCTCGTGGCGACGCCCGGGCGGCTCCTCGATCTGGCCGCGGATGGCGTGATGCAGCTCGGGCGTCTCGAGATCCTGGTGCTCGACGAGGCGGACCGGATGCTCGACATGGGGTTCATCCACGATGTCCGGCGGGTCATCGCGCTGCTCCCGCAGCAGCGCCAGACGCTGTTCTTCTCGGCGACGATGCCGCCCGACGTCCAGGAGCTCGCCGAGCGGATCCTGGTGAAGCCGGAGCGGATCGCCGTCGCGCCGGTCGCCACGACCGCGGAGAAGATCGCGCAGAGCGTCTACTTCGTGGAGCGCACCGACAAGCGCGCGCTGCTCGAGCACGTGCTGCAGGATCTCGCCATCCGCCGCGCGATCGTCTTCACGCGGACGAAGCACGGCGCGAACCGCGTGGCCGATCAGCTGAACCGCGCCAGCATCGGCGCTGCGGCCATCCACGGGAACAAGTCCCAGAACGCGCGGGAGCGGGCGCTCGCGGATTTCAAGCGGGGCGCGACCCGCGTGCTCGTGGCGACCGACATCGCGGCCCGCGGGATCGACATCGACGACATCTCGCACGTCATCAACTACGATCTCCCGAACATCCCGGAGAGCTACGTCCACCGCATCGGCCGCACGGCGCGCGCGGGGGCGTCGGGAATCGCGCTGTCGTTCTGCGACCAGGAAGAGCGCGCGTTCCTCGCCGACATCGAGCGGCTGATCCGGATGCGCGTCCCCGTGGTGGAAGACCACCCGCACCGCTCGACGCTCCCGCTTCCGGGGCAAGGGCGGGCCTTCTCCCCGGACCGTGGGCAAGGGCCGCGACCGCAGCAGCCCGGGCGGCGACCGCAGCAGGGCCCCCCGTGGGCGCAAGGTGGCGCGCGTCCCCAGCAAGGTGGCCCGAGGCAGCAAGGCGCCGGGGCGCGACCGCAGCAGGGCGGCCAGCGACCCCAGGGTGGGCCGAGGCCTCCGCATCCGCAGAGCGCGCACCGGCCGCAGCAGGGTGGAGGGCCGCGCGTGCAGCCCTCGTCGGCTCCTCCGGGGGCATCCGGCCGCGACGACGCCTCCGCCGTGGGGCAGGCTCAGGGGACGCCGCGTCCGAGCAGCCGCCCGATGTCCTTCAGGCCCCGCGTCTGA
- a CDS encoding TauD/TfdA family dioxygenase, with amino-acid sequence MSVEAAIDTSPTETRSRPHILLRDDWLHVHFGAGTPAHADFHWFWLRHQCDGERHPVTGERTLDASEVPLDIRPRSVTLDEGAGRLHVVWDEPSGRQSHYDLSWLRAHAYAPDRPQVPPPPSDVARVALDARRLPDAAAVVEACLGLLRREGLAVVRGFASAPGRAPEDDTDALVDAFTAGGLALISTHFGRIEDLRTDNTTNQNTDQLGYTDAGIDLHTDQPFLDRPPRYQLLQCVRPATLGGESYLVDALAAARLLQAIDAPAFELLTTVPVRFHRKQKAFERVVDAPLLTMEGPEGFQSRYSYFTLAPFDRPFAEMEAWYRAYTRFARIVRDRRNQYRFELQPGEFVIYDNYRMLHARTAFSGPRWLRGVYFDPA; translated from the coding sequence GTGTCTGTAGAAGCGGCCATCGACACCAGCCCGACCGAGACGCGCTCGAGACCGCACATCCTGCTCCGCGACGACTGGCTGCACGTCCACTTCGGTGCTGGCACCCCTGCCCACGCCGATTTTCACTGGTTCTGGCTGCGCCACCAGTGCGACGGCGAGCGGCATCCGGTCACCGGCGAGCGCACCCTCGACGCCTCCGAGGTGCCCCTCGACATCCGGCCCAGGAGCGTGACGCTGGACGAGGGGGCGGGCCGTCTGCACGTCGTCTGGGACGAGCCGTCGGGTCGGCAGAGTCATTACGATCTGAGCTGGCTGCGCGCCCACGCGTATGCGCCGGACCGCCCCCAGGTGCCACCGCCGCCCTCCGATGTGGCCCGCGTGGCGCTCGATGCGCGTCGGCTGCCCGATGCGGCGGCCGTCGTCGAGGCGTGCCTCGGCCTGCTCCGGCGCGAAGGGCTGGCCGTGGTCCGCGGCTTCGCGAGCGCACCCGGGCGCGCACCCGAGGACGACACCGACGCGCTCGTCGACGCGTTCACCGCCGGTGGCCTGGCGCTGATCTCCACCCATTTCGGTCGGATCGAGGACCTGCGCACCGACAACACCACGAACCAGAACACCGACCAGCTCGGCTACACCGATGCGGGCATCGACCTGCACACCGATCAACCTTTTCTGGACAGGCCGCCGCGCTACCAGCTCCTCCAGTGCGTCCGCCCTGCCACGCTCGGCGGAGAGAGCTACCTGGTCGACGCCCTCGCCGCGGCGCGGCTGCTCCAGGCGATCGATGCGCCCGCCTTCGAGCTGCTCACCACCGTGCCGGTCCGGTTCCACCGCAAGCAGAAGGCATTCGAGCGCGTGGTCGATGCCCCGCTGCTGACGATGGAGGGGCCAGAGGGCTTCCAGTCTCGCTACTCGTACTTCACGCTGGCGCCCTTCGACCGCCCCTTCGCCGAGATGGAGGCCTGGTACCGTGCGTACACCCGCTTCGCGCGCATCGTGCGCGATCGGCGGAACCAGTACCGCTTCGAGCTGCAACCTGGCGAGTTCGTGATCTACGACAACTACCGGATGCTGCACGCGAGGACGGCGTTCTCGGGTCCTCGCTGGCTCCGAGGCGTTTACTTCGACCCGGCATAG